One Micropterus dolomieu isolate WLL.071019.BEF.003 ecotype Adirondacks linkage group LG23, ASM2129224v1, whole genome shotgun sequence DNA window includes the following coding sequences:
- the cltca gene encoding clathrin, heavy chain a (Hc) isoform X1, giving the protein MAQILPIRFQEHLQLQNLGINPANIGFSTLTMESDKFICIREKVGEQTQVVIIDMADPNTPIRRPISADSAIMNPASKVIALKDAAKTLQIFNIEMKSKMKAHTMTDDVTFWKWISLNTVALVTDNAVYHWSMEGDSQPVKVFDRHSSLAGCQIINYRTDAKQKWLLLIGISAQQNRVVGAMQLYSVDRKVSQPIEGHAASFAQFKMEGNTEESTLFCFAVRGQAGGKLHIIEVGTPPTGNQPFPKKAVDVFFPPEAQNDFPVAMQISSKQDVVFLITKYGYIHLYDLETGTCIYMNRISGETIFVTAPHEATSGIIGVNRKGQVLSVCVEEENIIPYITNVLQNPDLALRLAVRNNLAGAEELFARKFNNLFAAGNYSEAAKVAANAPKGILRTPDTIRRFQSVPTQPGQTSPLLQYFGILLDQGQLNKFESLELCRPVLQQGRKQLLEKWLKEDKLECSEELGDLVKAVDPTLALSVYLRANVPNKVIQCFAETGQFPKIVLYAKKVGYTPDWIFLLRNVMRINPEQGLQFAQMLVQDEEPLADITQIVDVFMEYNLIQQCTSFLLDALKNNRPSEGPLQTRLLEMNLMHAPQVADAILGNQMFTNYDRAHIAQLCEKAGLLQRALEHYTDLYDIKRAVVHTHLLNPEWLVNFFGSLSVEDSLECLRAMLSANIRQNLQISVQVASKYHEQLTTQALTELFESFKSFEGLFYFLGSIVNFSQDPEVHFKYIQAACKTGQIKEVERICRESNCYDPERVKNFLKEAKLTDQLPLIIVCDRFDFVHDLVLYLYRNNLQKYIEIYVQKVNPSRLPVVVGGLLDVDCSEDVIKSLILVVRGQFSTDELVAEVEKRNRLKLLLPWLESRIHEGCEEPATHNALAKIYIDSNNNPERFLRENPYYDSRVVGKYCEKRDPHLACVAYERGQCDQELINVCNENSLFKSLSRYLVRRKDPDLWASVLLESNPFRRPLIDQVVQTALSETQDPEEVSVTVKAFMTADLPNELIELLEKIVLDNSVFSEHRNLQNLLILTAIKADRTRVMEYISRLDNYDAPDIANIAISNELFEEAFAIFKKFDVNTSAVQVLIEHIGNLDRAYEFAERCNEPAVWSQLAKAQLQKDLVKEAIDSYIKADDPSAYMEVVQAADKSGNWEDLVKFLQMARKKARESYVETELIFALAKTNRLAELEEFINGPNNAHIQQVGDRCYDEKMYDAAKLLYNNVSNFGRLASTLVHLGEYQAAVDGARKANSTRTWKEVCFACVDGNEFRLAQMCGLHIVVHADELEELINYYQDRGYFEELITMLEAALGLERAHMGMFTELAILYSKFKPQKMREHLELFWSRVNIPKVLRAAEQAHLWAELVFLYDKYEEFDNAIITMMNHPTDAWKEGQFKDIITKVANVELYYKATQFYLEFKPLLLNDLLIVLSPRLDHSRAVNFFSKVKQLPLIKPYLRSVQNHNNKSVNEALNNLFITEEDYQALRTSIDAYDNFDNISLAQRLERHELIEFRRIAAYLFKGNNRWKQSVELCKKDKLYKDAMQYASESKDTELAEELLSWFLQEEKRECFAACLFTCYDLLRPDVVLETAWRHNIMDFSMPYFIQVMREYLSKVDKLETSESLRKEEEQATETQPIVYGTPQLMLTAGPSVPVAPQQAYGYGYQAPAGYSQPAVQPGFGYGM; this is encoded by the exons ctCCAAAACTTAGGGATCAATCCCGCCAACATAGGCTTCAGCACCCTAACCATGGAGTCCGATAAGTTCATCTGTATCCGGGAGAAGGTGGGCGAGCAGACACAGGTGGTGATCATTGATATGGCTGACCCCAACACACCTATCCGCAGGCCCATCTCAGCCGACAGCGCCATCATGAATCCAGCCAGCAAGGTCATTGCACTTAAAG ACG CTGCCAAAACCCTTCAGATCTTCAACATTGAGATGAAGAGCAAGATGAAAGCGCACACCATGACGGACGATGTTACCTTCTGGAAGTGGATCTCCCTTAACACAGTTGCACTTGTGACTGATAATGCCGTTTACCACTGGAGCATGGAGGGTGACTCACAGCCTGTGAAAGTCTTCGACCGCCACTCCAGCCTGGCAGGCTGCCAGATCATCAACTACCGCACTGACGCCAAGCAGAAATGGCTCCTGCTCATCGGCATCTCAGCCCAG CAAAATCGGGTGGTGGGAGCCATGCAGCTCTACTCTGTTGACAGAAAGGTTTCACAGCCCATCGAAGGCCATGCTGCCAGCTTCGCCCAGTTCAAGATGGAGGGGAATACAGAGGAGTCGACTTTGTTCTGCTTCGCTGTCAGAGGCCAGGCTGGAGGGAAG TTGCACATCATTGAAGTGGGGACCCCACCAACTGGCAACCAGCCATTTCCAAAGAAAGCAGTGGATGTGTTCTTCCCCCCAGAAGCCCAGAACGACTTCCCTGTGGCCATGCAG atAAGCTCCAAGCAAGATGTGGTTTTCCTTATTACCAAATATGGCTACATTCACTTATACGACTTGGAGACAGGCACCTGCATCTACATGAACCGCATCAGCGGAGAGACCATCTTTGTCACCGCTCCACATGAGGCCACCTCAGGCATCATCGGGGTCAACAGGAAAGGACAG GTGCTGTCAGTCTGCGTGGAAGAGGAAAACATCATCCCCTACATCACTAACGTGCTGCAGAATCCAGATCTGGCTCTCCGCTTGGCTGTCCGCAACAACCTCGCTGGCGCTGAAGAGCTCTTTGCACGCAAGTTCAACAACCTGTTTGCTGCTGGCAACTACTCCGAGGCTGCCAAGGTTGCTGCCAATGCACCAAAG GGTATCCTGCGAACCCCAGACACCATCCGTCGCTTCCAGAGCGTGCCAACTCAGCCAGGCCAGACCTCCCCCTTGCTACAGTACTTTGGTATCCTGTTGGACCAAGGCCAGCTCAACAAGTTCGAGTCCCTGGAGCTTTGCAGGCCTGTCCTCCAGCAGGGGCGAAAGCAGCTTCTGGAGAAGTGGCTGAAGGAAGACAAG TTGGAGTGTTCCGAGGAATTGGGTGACCTGGTGAAGGCAGTGGATCCCACCTTGGCTCTCAGTGTCTACCTGAGGGCCAATGTCCCCAACAAAGTCATCCAGTGCTTTGCAGAGACCGGTCAGTTCCCCAAGATCGTCCTGTACGCCAAGAAG GTGGGCTACACTCCAGACTGGATCTTTCTGCTCAGGAATGTGATGCGAATCAACCCAGAACAAGGCCTGCAGTTTGCCCAGATGCTGGTCCAGGATGAAGAACCACTGGCTGACATCACACAG ATCGTCGATGTATTCATGGAGTACAACCTGATCCAGCAATGCACCTCATTCCTTCTGGACGCTCTGAAGAACAACAGGCCCTCAGAAGGACCACTGCAGACTCGCCTGCTGGAGATGAACCTCATGCATGCTCCACAG GTTGCTGATGCTATTTTGGGAAACCAAATGTTCACCAACTACGATCGTGCCCACATCGCCCAGCTGTGTGAGAAGGCTGGGCTCCTGCAAAGAGCGCTGGAGCACTACACTGACCTGTACGACATCAAGCGCGCTGTGGTGCATACACACCTGCTCAACCCAGAG TGGCTGGTGAACTTCTTTGGCTCTCTGTCCGTGGAGGACTCTCTGGAGTGCCTCAGGGCCATGCTGTCAGCCAACATTCGCCAGAACCTGCAGATCAGTGTGCAGGTGGCTTCCAAGTACCACGAACAGCTCACCACACAGGCTCTCACCGAGCTCTTTGAGTCTTTCAAGAGCTTTGAAG GTCTGTTCTACTTCCTGGGCTCTATTGTGAACTTCAGTCAGGACCCTGAAGTTCACTTCAAATACATCCAGGCCGCCTGCAAGACGGGCCAGATCAAAGAGGTGGAGCGGATCTGTAGAGAGAGCAACTGCTACGACCCTGAGCGCGTCAAGAACTTCCTCAAG GAAGCCAAACTCACCGACCAGCTGCCGCTCATCATCGTCTGTGACCGTTTTGACTTTGTCCACGACCTGGTCCTCTACCTGTATCGCAACAACCTGCAGAAGTACATTGAGATCTATGTTCAGAAG GTGAATCCTAGCCGTCTGCCTGTTGTGGTTGGTGGTCTCTTGGACGTGGACTGCTCAGAGGATGTCATCAAGAGCCTGATCCTGGTTGTCAGAGGACAGTTTTCTACTGATGAACTGGTCGCTGAGGTGGAAAAGAGGAACAG actgaagctgctgctgccctGGCTGGAGTCTCGTATCCACGAAGGCTGTGAGGAGCCTGCTACCCATAATGCCTTGGCCAAGATCTACATTGACAGCAACAACAACCCCGAACGCTTCCTGAGGGAAAACCCGTACTATGACAGCCGTGTGGTGGGAAAGTACTGCGAGAAGAGAGACCCACACCTGGCCTGTGTGGCGTATGAGAGGGGACAGTGTGACCAGGAGCTGATCAAT GTCTGCAATGAGAACTCTCTGTTCAAGAGCTTGTCTCGCTACCTGGTCCGCCGCAAAGACCCTGACCTGTGGGCCAGCGTGCTCCTGGAGAGCAACCCCTTCAGACGACCACTCATTGACCAG GTGGTGCAGACTGCACTGTCAGAAACCCAGGACCCAGAGGAGGTGTCAGTCACTGTCAAGGCCTTCATGACTGCAGACTTGCCCAACGAGCTCATTGAGCTGCTGGAGAAGATTGTGTTGGACAACTCTGTCTTCAGTGAACACAG AAATCTGCAGAACCTGCTGATCCTAACGGCGATCAAAGCTGACCGTACCCGTGTGATGGAGTACATCAGTAGGCTGGACAACTATGATGCTCCCGATATCGCTAACATTGCTATCAGCAATGAACTCTTTGAGGAGGCCTTTGCCATCTTTAAGAAGTTTGACGTGAACACCTCTGCAGTGCAG GTGCTGATCGAGCATATTGGCAACCTGGACCGGGCCTATGAGTTTGCAGAACGCTGCAATGAGCCGGCTGTGTGGAGCCAGCTGGCTAAGGCTCAGCTACAGAAGGACTTGGTTAAAGAGGCTATTGACTCCTACATCAAAGCCGATGATCCCTCTGCATACATGGAGGTTGTACAGGCTGCTGATAAGAGCG GTAACTGGGAGGACTTGGTCAAATTCCTTCAGATGGCTCGTAAGAAGGCCCGCGAGTCCTACGTGGAGACAGAGCTCATCTTTGCCTTGGCCAAAACCAATCGCCTGGCTGAACTGGAGGAGTTCATCAACGGACCCAACAATGCTCACATCCAACAG GTTGGTGACCGCTGCTATGATGAGAAAATGTATGATGCAGCTAAGCTGTTATACAACAACGTCTCCAACTTTGGTCGTCTCGCTTCAACTCTGGTGCACCTCGGGGAGTACCAGGCTGCTGTGGATGGCGCCCGTAAGGCCAACAGCACCCGCACCTGGAAAGAGGTGTGCTTCGCCTGCGTGGATGGAAATGAGTTCAGACTGGCCCAGATGTGCGGTCTCCACATCGTGGTGCACGCTGACGAGCTGGAGGAGCTGATCAACTACTACCAA gaccGCGGTTACTTTGAGGAGCTGATCACCATGTTGGAGGCCGCTCTGGGCCTGGAGCGCGCTCACATGGGGATGTTCACGGAGCTGGCCATCCTTTACTCCAAGTTTAAGCCCCAGAAGATGAGGGAACATCTGGAGCTCTTCTGGTCCAGAGTTAACATCCCAAAGGTcctgagagcagcagagcaggcGCACCTGTGGGCAGAGCTGGTCTTCCTGTACGACAAGTATGAGGAATTTGACAACGCCATCATCACCATGATGAACCACCCGACAGATGCCTGGAAGGAGGGACAGTTCAAAGACATCATCACCAAG GTGGCCAACGTGGAGCTGTACTACAAAGCCACCCAGTTCTATCTGGAGTTCAAGCCCCTGTTACTGAATGATTTGCTCATAGTGCTTTCCCCCCGACTGGACCACTCCCGTGCTGTCAACTTCTTCAGCAAG GTGAAACAGCTCCCTCTGATCAAACCCTACCTGCGGTCAGTACAGaaccacaacaacaaatcaGTCAATGAAGCACTTAACAACCTCTTCATCACAGAAGAGGACTATCAG GCACTGAGGACATCAATAGATGCCTACGACAACTTTGATAACATCTCACTGGCCCAACGCCTGGAGAGGCACGAGCTGATTGAGTTCAGGAGAATCGCTGCCTACCTCTTCAAGGGCAACAACCGCTGGAAACAGAGTGTGGAGCTCTGCAAGAAGGACAAGCTCTATAAG GATGCCATGCAGTATGCGTCAGAGTCCAAGGACACCGAGCTGGCAGAGGAGCTGCTGTCCTGGTTCCTacaggaggaaaagagagagtgttTCGCCGCCTGCCTGTTCACCTGCTATGACCTGCTGCGGCCTGACGTGGTGCTGGAGACCGCCTGGAGGCACAACATCATGGACTTTTCTATGCCATACTTCATTCAGGTCATGAGGGAGTACCTCAGCAAG GTAGATAAACTAGAAACCTCAGAGTCCctaaggaaagaggaggagcaggcaacAGAGACGCAACCCATCGTCTATG gCACACCCCAGCTGATGCTGACAGCAGGCCCCAGCGTACCTGTGGCCCCCCAGCAAGCTTACGGCTACGGCTACCAGGCGCCGGCAGGATACAGTCAGCCAGCAGTTCAGCCAGGCTTTGGCTACGGCATGTAA
- the cltca gene encoding clathrin, heavy chain a (Hc) isoform X2 — MAQILPIRFQEHLQLQNLGINPANIGFSTLTMESDKFICIREKVGEQTQVVIIDMADPNTPIRRPISADSAIMNPASKVIALKAAKTLQIFNIEMKSKMKAHTMTDDVTFWKWISLNTVALVTDNAVYHWSMEGDSQPVKVFDRHSSLAGCQIINYRTDAKQKWLLLIGISAQQNRVVGAMQLYSVDRKVSQPIEGHAASFAQFKMEGNTEESTLFCFAVRGQAGGKLHIIEVGTPPTGNQPFPKKAVDVFFPPEAQNDFPVAMQISSKQDVVFLITKYGYIHLYDLETGTCIYMNRISGETIFVTAPHEATSGIIGVNRKGQVLSVCVEEENIIPYITNVLQNPDLALRLAVRNNLAGAEELFARKFNNLFAAGNYSEAAKVAANAPKGILRTPDTIRRFQSVPTQPGQTSPLLQYFGILLDQGQLNKFESLELCRPVLQQGRKQLLEKWLKEDKLECSEELGDLVKAVDPTLALSVYLRANVPNKVIQCFAETGQFPKIVLYAKKVGYTPDWIFLLRNVMRINPEQGLQFAQMLVQDEEPLADITQIVDVFMEYNLIQQCTSFLLDALKNNRPSEGPLQTRLLEMNLMHAPQVADAILGNQMFTNYDRAHIAQLCEKAGLLQRALEHYTDLYDIKRAVVHTHLLNPEWLVNFFGSLSVEDSLECLRAMLSANIRQNLQISVQVASKYHEQLTTQALTELFESFKSFEGLFYFLGSIVNFSQDPEVHFKYIQAACKTGQIKEVERICRESNCYDPERVKNFLKEAKLTDQLPLIIVCDRFDFVHDLVLYLYRNNLQKYIEIYVQKVNPSRLPVVVGGLLDVDCSEDVIKSLILVVRGQFSTDELVAEVEKRNRLKLLLPWLESRIHEGCEEPATHNALAKIYIDSNNNPERFLRENPYYDSRVVGKYCEKRDPHLACVAYERGQCDQELINVCNENSLFKSLSRYLVRRKDPDLWASVLLESNPFRRPLIDQVVQTALSETQDPEEVSVTVKAFMTADLPNELIELLEKIVLDNSVFSEHRNLQNLLILTAIKADRTRVMEYISRLDNYDAPDIANIAISNELFEEAFAIFKKFDVNTSAVQVLIEHIGNLDRAYEFAERCNEPAVWSQLAKAQLQKDLVKEAIDSYIKADDPSAYMEVVQAADKSGNWEDLVKFLQMARKKARESYVETELIFALAKTNRLAELEEFINGPNNAHIQQVGDRCYDEKMYDAAKLLYNNVSNFGRLASTLVHLGEYQAAVDGARKANSTRTWKEVCFACVDGNEFRLAQMCGLHIVVHADELEELINYYQDRGYFEELITMLEAALGLERAHMGMFTELAILYSKFKPQKMREHLELFWSRVNIPKVLRAAEQAHLWAELVFLYDKYEEFDNAIITMMNHPTDAWKEGQFKDIITKVANVELYYKATQFYLEFKPLLLNDLLIVLSPRLDHSRAVNFFSKVKQLPLIKPYLRSVQNHNNKSVNEALNNLFITEEDYQALRTSIDAYDNFDNISLAQRLERHELIEFRRIAAYLFKGNNRWKQSVELCKKDKLYKDAMQYASESKDTELAEELLSWFLQEEKRECFAACLFTCYDLLRPDVVLETAWRHNIMDFSMPYFIQVMREYLSKVDKLETSESLRKEEEQATETQPIVYGTPQLMLTAGPSVPVAPQQAYGYGYQAPAGYSQPAVQPGFGYGM, encoded by the exons ctCCAAAACTTAGGGATCAATCCCGCCAACATAGGCTTCAGCACCCTAACCATGGAGTCCGATAAGTTCATCTGTATCCGGGAGAAGGTGGGCGAGCAGACACAGGTGGTGATCATTGATATGGCTGACCCCAACACACCTATCCGCAGGCCCATCTCAGCCGACAGCGCCATCATGAATCCAGCCAGCAAGGTCATTGCACTTAAAG CTGCCAAAACCCTTCAGATCTTCAACATTGAGATGAAGAGCAAGATGAAAGCGCACACCATGACGGACGATGTTACCTTCTGGAAGTGGATCTCCCTTAACACAGTTGCACTTGTGACTGATAATGCCGTTTACCACTGGAGCATGGAGGGTGACTCACAGCCTGTGAAAGTCTTCGACCGCCACTCCAGCCTGGCAGGCTGCCAGATCATCAACTACCGCACTGACGCCAAGCAGAAATGGCTCCTGCTCATCGGCATCTCAGCCCAG CAAAATCGGGTGGTGGGAGCCATGCAGCTCTACTCTGTTGACAGAAAGGTTTCACAGCCCATCGAAGGCCATGCTGCCAGCTTCGCCCAGTTCAAGATGGAGGGGAATACAGAGGAGTCGACTTTGTTCTGCTTCGCTGTCAGAGGCCAGGCTGGAGGGAAG TTGCACATCATTGAAGTGGGGACCCCACCAACTGGCAACCAGCCATTTCCAAAGAAAGCAGTGGATGTGTTCTTCCCCCCAGAAGCCCAGAACGACTTCCCTGTGGCCATGCAG atAAGCTCCAAGCAAGATGTGGTTTTCCTTATTACCAAATATGGCTACATTCACTTATACGACTTGGAGACAGGCACCTGCATCTACATGAACCGCATCAGCGGAGAGACCATCTTTGTCACCGCTCCACATGAGGCCACCTCAGGCATCATCGGGGTCAACAGGAAAGGACAG GTGCTGTCAGTCTGCGTGGAAGAGGAAAACATCATCCCCTACATCACTAACGTGCTGCAGAATCCAGATCTGGCTCTCCGCTTGGCTGTCCGCAACAACCTCGCTGGCGCTGAAGAGCTCTTTGCACGCAAGTTCAACAACCTGTTTGCTGCTGGCAACTACTCCGAGGCTGCCAAGGTTGCTGCCAATGCACCAAAG GGTATCCTGCGAACCCCAGACACCATCCGTCGCTTCCAGAGCGTGCCAACTCAGCCAGGCCAGACCTCCCCCTTGCTACAGTACTTTGGTATCCTGTTGGACCAAGGCCAGCTCAACAAGTTCGAGTCCCTGGAGCTTTGCAGGCCTGTCCTCCAGCAGGGGCGAAAGCAGCTTCTGGAGAAGTGGCTGAAGGAAGACAAG TTGGAGTGTTCCGAGGAATTGGGTGACCTGGTGAAGGCAGTGGATCCCACCTTGGCTCTCAGTGTCTACCTGAGGGCCAATGTCCCCAACAAAGTCATCCAGTGCTTTGCAGAGACCGGTCAGTTCCCCAAGATCGTCCTGTACGCCAAGAAG GTGGGCTACACTCCAGACTGGATCTTTCTGCTCAGGAATGTGATGCGAATCAACCCAGAACAAGGCCTGCAGTTTGCCCAGATGCTGGTCCAGGATGAAGAACCACTGGCTGACATCACACAG ATCGTCGATGTATTCATGGAGTACAACCTGATCCAGCAATGCACCTCATTCCTTCTGGACGCTCTGAAGAACAACAGGCCCTCAGAAGGACCACTGCAGACTCGCCTGCTGGAGATGAACCTCATGCATGCTCCACAG GTTGCTGATGCTATTTTGGGAAACCAAATGTTCACCAACTACGATCGTGCCCACATCGCCCAGCTGTGTGAGAAGGCTGGGCTCCTGCAAAGAGCGCTGGAGCACTACACTGACCTGTACGACATCAAGCGCGCTGTGGTGCATACACACCTGCTCAACCCAGAG TGGCTGGTGAACTTCTTTGGCTCTCTGTCCGTGGAGGACTCTCTGGAGTGCCTCAGGGCCATGCTGTCAGCCAACATTCGCCAGAACCTGCAGATCAGTGTGCAGGTGGCTTCCAAGTACCACGAACAGCTCACCACACAGGCTCTCACCGAGCTCTTTGAGTCTTTCAAGAGCTTTGAAG GTCTGTTCTACTTCCTGGGCTCTATTGTGAACTTCAGTCAGGACCCTGAAGTTCACTTCAAATACATCCAGGCCGCCTGCAAGACGGGCCAGATCAAAGAGGTGGAGCGGATCTGTAGAGAGAGCAACTGCTACGACCCTGAGCGCGTCAAGAACTTCCTCAAG GAAGCCAAACTCACCGACCAGCTGCCGCTCATCATCGTCTGTGACCGTTTTGACTTTGTCCACGACCTGGTCCTCTACCTGTATCGCAACAACCTGCAGAAGTACATTGAGATCTATGTTCAGAAG GTGAATCCTAGCCGTCTGCCTGTTGTGGTTGGTGGTCTCTTGGACGTGGACTGCTCAGAGGATGTCATCAAGAGCCTGATCCTGGTTGTCAGAGGACAGTTTTCTACTGATGAACTGGTCGCTGAGGTGGAAAAGAGGAACAG actgaagctgctgctgccctGGCTGGAGTCTCGTATCCACGAAGGCTGTGAGGAGCCTGCTACCCATAATGCCTTGGCCAAGATCTACATTGACAGCAACAACAACCCCGAACGCTTCCTGAGGGAAAACCCGTACTATGACAGCCGTGTGGTGGGAAAGTACTGCGAGAAGAGAGACCCACACCTGGCCTGTGTGGCGTATGAGAGGGGACAGTGTGACCAGGAGCTGATCAAT GTCTGCAATGAGAACTCTCTGTTCAAGAGCTTGTCTCGCTACCTGGTCCGCCGCAAAGACCCTGACCTGTGGGCCAGCGTGCTCCTGGAGAGCAACCCCTTCAGACGACCACTCATTGACCAG GTGGTGCAGACTGCACTGTCAGAAACCCAGGACCCAGAGGAGGTGTCAGTCACTGTCAAGGCCTTCATGACTGCAGACTTGCCCAACGAGCTCATTGAGCTGCTGGAGAAGATTGTGTTGGACAACTCTGTCTTCAGTGAACACAG AAATCTGCAGAACCTGCTGATCCTAACGGCGATCAAAGCTGACCGTACCCGTGTGATGGAGTACATCAGTAGGCTGGACAACTATGATGCTCCCGATATCGCTAACATTGCTATCAGCAATGAACTCTTTGAGGAGGCCTTTGCCATCTTTAAGAAGTTTGACGTGAACACCTCTGCAGTGCAG GTGCTGATCGAGCATATTGGCAACCTGGACCGGGCCTATGAGTTTGCAGAACGCTGCAATGAGCCGGCTGTGTGGAGCCAGCTGGCTAAGGCTCAGCTACAGAAGGACTTGGTTAAAGAGGCTATTGACTCCTACATCAAAGCCGATGATCCCTCTGCATACATGGAGGTTGTACAGGCTGCTGATAAGAGCG GTAACTGGGAGGACTTGGTCAAATTCCTTCAGATGGCTCGTAAGAAGGCCCGCGAGTCCTACGTGGAGACAGAGCTCATCTTTGCCTTGGCCAAAACCAATCGCCTGGCTGAACTGGAGGAGTTCATCAACGGACCCAACAATGCTCACATCCAACAG GTTGGTGACCGCTGCTATGATGAGAAAATGTATGATGCAGCTAAGCTGTTATACAACAACGTCTCCAACTTTGGTCGTCTCGCTTCAACTCTGGTGCACCTCGGGGAGTACCAGGCTGCTGTGGATGGCGCCCGTAAGGCCAACAGCACCCGCACCTGGAAAGAGGTGTGCTTCGCCTGCGTGGATGGAAATGAGTTCAGACTGGCCCAGATGTGCGGTCTCCACATCGTGGTGCACGCTGACGAGCTGGAGGAGCTGATCAACTACTACCAA gaccGCGGTTACTTTGAGGAGCTGATCACCATGTTGGAGGCCGCTCTGGGCCTGGAGCGCGCTCACATGGGGATGTTCACGGAGCTGGCCATCCTTTACTCCAAGTTTAAGCCCCAGAAGATGAGGGAACATCTGGAGCTCTTCTGGTCCAGAGTTAACATCCCAAAGGTcctgagagcagcagagcaggcGCACCTGTGGGCAGAGCTGGTCTTCCTGTACGACAAGTATGAGGAATTTGACAACGCCATCATCACCATGATGAACCACCCGACAGATGCCTGGAAGGAGGGACAGTTCAAAGACATCATCACCAAG GTGGCCAACGTGGAGCTGTACTACAAAGCCACCCAGTTCTATCTGGAGTTCAAGCCCCTGTTACTGAATGATTTGCTCATAGTGCTTTCCCCCCGACTGGACCACTCCCGTGCTGTCAACTTCTTCAGCAAG GTGAAACAGCTCCCTCTGATCAAACCCTACCTGCGGTCAGTACAGaaccacaacaacaaatcaGTCAATGAAGCACTTAACAACCTCTTCATCACAGAAGAGGACTATCAG GCACTGAGGACATCAATAGATGCCTACGACAACTTTGATAACATCTCACTGGCCCAACGCCTGGAGAGGCACGAGCTGATTGAGTTCAGGAGAATCGCTGCCTACCTCTTCAAGGGCAACAACCGCTGGAAACAGAGTGTGGAGCTCTGCAAGAAGGACAAGCTCTATAAG GATGCCATGCAGTATGCGTCAGAGTCCAAGGACACCGAGCTGGCAGAGGAGCTGCTGTCCTGGTTCCTacaggaggaaaagagagagtgttTCGCCGCCTGCCTGTTCACCTGCTATGACCTGCTGCGGCCTGACGTGGTGCTGGAGACCGCCTGGAGGCACAACATCATGGACTTTTCTATGCCATACTTCATTCAGGTCATGAGGGAGTACCTCAGCAAG GTAGATAAACTAGAAACCTCAGAGTCCctaaggaaagaggaggagcaggcaacAGAGACGCAACCCATCGTCTATG gCACACCCCAGCTGATGCTGACAGCAGGCCCCAGCGTACCTGTGGCCCCCCAGCAAGCTTACGGCTACGGCTACCAGGCGCCGGCAGGATACAGTCAGCCAGCAGTTCAGCCAGGCTTTGGCTACGGCATGTAA